Proteins encoded by one window of Actinocorallia herbida:
- a CDS encoding NACHT domain-containing protein produces MRSILYTVLTLMSAFTLVAAGVAVNQILDDGELSRHWAYLAFGLAVAGALFATALTQTARESAASPGVRRRAYMRRVRAAVSDMETIGVVTQGEFVLRSEQVYVDVMLQPRPAADIAADSGIGTDEPDDTDAGEPGNDPSEADRRSVGDLLAGRRQPLGSFLKRGSVLAVLGAAGSGKTTLARHTTLDLAGRRPWGFWRHRPVPVLLYLRDHATGILGEKPQDLAEAAASARWLRGVIPANWLRARLDRGRCVVLLDGLDEVASEADRRRVRDWVTDQIGRYPENSFVITSRPHGYLSNPLPNADVLQVQRFTVDQIARFLRAWYRAVEQRARQGSPADVQAHADRKSADLIARVRDTPALQDLAANPLLLTMIALVHRYRGELPGSRAGLYAEMCIVLLHRRSEAKNLADPTELSGSQKETVIRHLALHMMRNQRRDIRDGEAWDAIDQPLKAVTERLTARAFLDGIRACGLLVERESGLYGFAHLTLQEYLAAAHLRAEPGEAGLLTSGVDDPWWRETTLLWAAGADATPVVEACLASGTVRALALAFDCADQAERLTPTARQRLNRLLTETGADDPARTRLTSAVAASRVLYATVRLPNGTGVCARPVIGDLWHRFVADARRRRLSLPDHAGGQEVATGMWATDAVLYLDWLNRLFDDGTGYRFPDQEEMAHPGVLEIPSLARRPVWVRRDAELVLHVPPGVAHPYALRNEVSVRLARLIADHLHFPLALAGGSSLLGLPELLVYARLDEGVGDIPVRRQATLLELVVTVQALVAFAREPGAGLRARTYAFGRARTLLEGFPVPQQGWEASAGDLRLAELHADSTREITRIEGLAQRFGGGYDQALGRDLHRLHNALVGYLREFHGPAGVGYQGIFSDLSVGPRFAFDPLGPLRTVLQPTVRLGLPRGRSRDLSVACARVKESADPDPARLALAREIALQRPIDGSDGGGFGLTLARTFTDALNGAEEESTGARAFKELALARAHRRKGLSLDEVMIAVAESLTGAWTEAQGGRRRAARAALFEDFLRTALESLLPGTPWAGDPLAALQHALEELPADCPREVTDLLSGAQRLLGPVWDRRQHAVRTADVAMAAAAVLTALLLLRSSGAPAPVAVERLRGLLGMLAVIATGQEVGGQAVVLVRV; encoded by the coding sequence ATGCGCTCGATCCTGTACACGGTTCTGACCCTGATGTCGGCGTTCACCCTCGTCGCGGCGGGCGTCGCGGTCAACCAGATCCTCGATGACGGCGAACTCAGCCGGCACTGGGCATATCTGGCCTTCGGCCTGGCGGTGGCGGGCGCGCTGTTCGCGACCGCGCTGACGCAGACCGCGAGAGAGAGCGCTGCATCCCCGGGCGTCAGACGGCGCGCTTACATGAGACGGGTAAGGGCCGCCGTGTCGGACATGGAGACGATCGGCGTCGTCACCCAGGGCGAGTTCGTCCTGCGTTCCGAGCAGGTCTACGTGGACGTCATGCTCCAGCCTCGCCCGGCCGCCGACATCGCCGCCGACAGCGGCATCGGAACCGACGAGCCCGACGATACGGACGCCGGGGAACCGGGGAATGATCCGAGCGAAGCCGATCGCCGCTCGGTGGGCGACCTGCTCGCGGGGAGGCGTCAGCCCCTCGGCTCGTTCCTGAAGAGAGGGTCGGTGCTGGCCGTCCTCGGCGCGGCGGGATCGGGCAAGACCACACTCGCCAGGCACACCACCCTCGATCTCGCCGGCCGGCGTCCGTGGGGATTCTGGCGGCACCGGCCCGTGCCCGTCCTGCTCTACCTGCGCGACCACGCCACCGGGATCCTCGGCGAGAAGCCACAGGACCTCGCAGAAGCCGCCGCCTCGGCACGGTGGCTGCGGGGCGTGATCCCGGCGAACTGGTTGCGCGCCCGGCTCGACCGCGGTAGGTGCGTCGTCCTGCTGGACGGGCTCGACGAGGTGGCCTCGGAGGCGGACCGGAGGCGGGTGAGGGATTGGGTGACCGATCAGATCGGCAGGTATCCCGAGAACTCCTTCGTGATCACGTCACGGCCGCACGGCTACCTGTCGAACCCGCTGCCGAACGCCGATGTCCTTCAGGTACAGCGCTTCACGGTCGACCAGATCGCCCGGTTCCTGCGCGCCTGGTACCGCGCGGTGGAGCAGCGGGCCCGGCAGGGCTCCCCGGCCGACGTCCAGGCACACGCCGACCGGAAGTCCGCCGACCTCATCGCCCGGGTCCGTGACACTCCGGCCCTCCAGGACCTCGCGGCCAATCCGCTGCTCCTGACGATGATCGCGCTCGTGCACCGCTACCGGGGCGAACTGCCGGGGAGCCGTGCCGGCCTGTACGCGGAGATGTGCATCGTGCTCCTGCACCGGCGGAGCGAGGCCAAGAACCTCGCCGACCCGACCGAGCTGAGCGGTTCGCAGAAGGAGACGGTGATCCGGCATCTGGCCCTGCACATGATGCGGAATCAGCGGCGCGACATCCGGGACGGGGAGGCCTGGGACGCGATCGACCAGCCGCTCAAGGCCGTCACGGAGCGGCTGACGGCGAGGGCGTTCCTCGACGGGATCAGGGCCTGCGGCCTGCTCGTGGAGCGGGAGAGCGGCCTGTACGGCTTCGCCCACCTGACGCTCCAGGAGTATCTCGCCGCGGCGCACCTGCGGGCCGAGCCCGGTGAGGCGGGCCTGCTCACGTCCGGCGTGGACGACCCTTGGTGGAGGGAGACGACGCTGCTATGGGCGGCCGGAGCCGATGCGACCCCGGTCGTCGAGGCATGCCTGGCGTCGGGGACGGTCCGTGCCCTCGCGCTCGCCTTCGACTGCGCGGACCAGGCCGAGCGCCTGACCCCGACGGCCCGTCAACGCCTCAACCGGCTCCTCACCGAGACGGGTGCCGACGATCCGGCGCGGACCAGGCTGACCTCGGCCGTGGCCGCTTCCCGTGTCCTGTACGCGACGGTTCGTCTGCCGAACGGCACCGGGGTCTGCGCACGTCCGGTGATCGGTGACCTGTGGCACCGGTTCGTAGCGGACGCGCGCCGCCGCAGACTCAGCCTGCCCGACCACGCCGGCGGACAGGAGGTGGCGACCGGAATGTGGGCGACCGACGCCGTTCTCTACCTGGACTGGCTGAACCGCCTCTTCGATGACGGCACGGGCTACCGCTTCCCCGATCAGGAAGAGATGGCGCACCCGGGCGTTCTGGAAATCCCGTCCTTGGCGAGGCGGCCGGTGTGGGTCCGGCGCGACGCGGAACTCGTCCTGCATGTACCGCCCGGCGTCGCGCACCCCTACGCGCTGCGAAACGAAGTATCCGTCCGGCTCGCTCGCCTGATCGCCGATCATCTGCACTTCCCCCTCGCGCTCGCCGGAGGCTCGTCGCTTCTCGGTCTTCCCGAGCTGCTCGTCTACGCCCGCTTGGACGAAGGCGTCGGCGACATACCGGTGAGGCGCCAGGCCACCCTGCTCGAACTCGTCGTCACGGTGCAAGCGCTCGTCGCGTTCGCTCGCGAGCCTGGCGCCGGCCTACGTGCTCGCACCTATGCGTTCGGCCGGGCTCGGACACTGCTCGAGGGGTTCCCGGTCCCGCAGCAGGGTTGGGAGGCGTCGGCCGGGGACCTGCGGTTGGCGGAGCTCCACGCGGATTCCACGCGCGAGATCACCCGCATCGAGGGCCTCGCCCAGCGGTTCGGCGGTGGCTATGACCAGGCACTCGGCCGGGACCTGCACCGCCTGCACAACGCACTCGTCGGCTACCTGCGTGAGTTCCACGGTCCGGCGGGCGTCGGGTATCAGGGCATCTTCTCGGACCTGTCGGTCGGGCCTCGGTTCGCGTTCGACCCGCTCGGCCCGCTCCGCACCGTCCTTCAGCCGACGGTTCGGCTGGGCCTGCCCCGCGGACGCTCCCGTGACCTCAGCGTTGCGTGTGCGCGGGTCAAGGAGTCGGCAGACCCTGATCCCGCCAGGCTCGCTCTCGCGCGCGAGATCGCTCTGCAGCGCCCGATCGATGGTTCGGACGGCGGCGGCTTCGGCCTCACGCTCGCCCGCACTTTCACCGATGCCCTGAACGGCGCGGAGGAGGAGAGCACCGGAGCGCGGGCTTTCAAGGAGCTGGCGCTGGCCCGGGCCCACCGTAGGAAGGGCCTGTCCCTGGATGAGGTCATGATCGCCGTGGCGGAGAGCCTGACCGGGGCCTGGACGGAAGCACAGGGCGGGCGGCGCCGTGCCGCCAGAGCGGCCCTGTTCGAGGATTTCCTCCGTACGGCGCTGGAGTCGCTCCTGCCCGGGACGCCCTGGGCGGGGGATCCACTCGCCGCACTCCAGCACGCGCTGGAAGAGCTGCCCGCCGACTGCCCCAGGGAGGTGACCGACCTTCTCAGCGGGGCTCAGCGACTGCTCGGGCCGGTCTGGGACCGCCGTCAGCACGCCGTGCGGACGGCCGACGTCGCCATGGCCGCGGCCGCGGTGCTCACCGCACTCCTGCTTCTACGGAGCTCCGGTGCGCCGGCACCGGTGGCCGTCGAAAGGCTGCGGGGACTGCTCGGCATGCTCGCGGTCATCGCGACAGGGCAGGAGGTCGGCGGTCAGGCCGTTGTTCTCGTGCGGGTTTGA
- a CDS encoding bifunctional aldolase/short-chain dehydrogenase, protein MSDAVNTVVQDLLNRCHELGADPRNTNYAGGNASAKGVETDPVTGEPVDLMWVKGSGGDLGTLKAAGLAVLRLDRLRALVDVYPGVEREDEMVAAFDFCAHGKGGAAPSIDTAMHGLVEAAHVDHLHPDSGIAIATAADGEELTRRIFGDKVAWVPWRRPGFQLGLDIAAIKAENPQAIGVILGGHGITAWGETSAECQANSLEIIRAAEAFLAEHGKAEPFGPVIAGYEALPEDVRRARAAELFPLIRGLASTDRPQVGHFTDADVVLDFVSRAEHPRLAALGTSCPDHFLRTKVSPMVLDLAPDAPVEDVKARLKELHAQYREDYAGYYDRNKVEGSPAMRGADPAIVLVPGVGMFSFGANKQTARVAGEFYVNAINVMRGAESVSTYAPIDENEKFRIEYWSLEEAKLQRMPKPKPLATRVAFVTGGGSGIGAATARRLADEGACVVVADRDLAAAEKIAAELGGGALQASDVAIAVAADVTSEDEIKAGLAEAVLAFGGVDLIVNNAGLSLSKPLLDTTVADWDLQHNVMARGSFLVSREAARIMIDQAMGGDIVYISSKNSIFAGPNNIAYSATKADQAHQVRLLAAELGEYGVKVNGINPDGVVRGSGIFAGGWGAKRAAVYGVDEENLGEFYAQRTLLKREVLPEHVANAVFALTGGDLTHTTGLHIPVDAGVAAAFLR, encoded by the coding sequence ATGAGCGACGCTGTGAACACCGTGGTGCAGGACCTGCTGAACCGCTGTCACGAGCTCGGCGCCGACCCGCGCAACACCAACTACGCGGGGGGGAACGCCTCCGCCAAGGGCGTCGAGACCGACCCGGTCACCGGCGAGCCCGTCGACCTCATGTGGGTCAAGGGCTCCGGCGGCGACCTGGGCACCCTCAAGGCGGCCGGCCTCGCCGTGCTCCGCCTCGACCGGCTGCGCGCCCTCGTGGACGTGTACCCGGGCGTGGAGCGCGAGGACGAGATGGTCGCCGCGTTCGACTTCTGCGCGCACGGCAAGGGCGGCGCGGCGCCGTCCATCGACACGGCCATGCACGGCCTCGTCGAGGCCGCGCACGTGGACCACCTCCACCCGGACAGCGGCATCGCCATCGCGACCGCTGCCGACGGTGAGGAACTGACCCGGAGGATCTTCGGGGACAAGGTGGCGTGGGTGCCGTGGCGGCGCCCGGGATTCCAGTTGGGGCTGGACATCGCGGCGATCAAGGCGGAGAACCCGCAGGCGATCGGCGTGATCCTGGGCGGCCACGGCATCACCGCGTGGGGCGAGACCTCCGCGGAGTGCCAGGCCAACTCCCTCGAGATCATCCGCGCCGCGGAGGCCTTCCTGGCCGAGCACGGCAAGGCCGAGCCCTTCGGCCCGGTCATCGCCGGGTACGAGGCGCTGCCGGAGGACGTCCGGCGCGCCCGCGCGGCCGAGCTGTTCCCGCTCATCCGGGGCCTGGCCTCCACCGACCGTCCGCAGGTCGGGCACTTCACCGACGCGGACGTCGTCCTGGACTTCGTCTCGCGCGCCGAGCACCCGCGCCTCGCCGCGCTCGGCACCTCCTGCCCGGACCACTTCCTGCGCACCAAGGTGTCGCCGATGGTCCTGGACCTGGCTCCCGACGCGCCGGTCGAGGACGTCAAGGCCCGGCTGAAGGAACTGCACGCGCAGTACCGCGAGGACTACGCGGGCTACTACGACCGCAACAAGGTCGAGGGCTCCCCGGCCATGCGCGGCGCCGACCCGGCGATCGTGCTCGTGCCCGGCGTCGGCATGTTCTCCTTCGGCGCGAACAAGCAGACCGCGCGCGTCGCGGGCGAGTTCTACGTCAACGCCATCAACGTGATGCGCGGCGCCGAGTCCGTCTCGACCTATGCGCCGATCGACGAGAACGAGAAGTTCCGCATCGAGTACTGGTCCCTCGAGGAGGCCAAGCTCCAGCGGATGCCCAAGCCGAAGCCGCTCGCGACCCGCGTCGCGTTCGTCACCGGCGGCGGCTCCGGCATCGGCGCGGCCACCGCCCGTCGGCTGGCCGACGAGGGCGCCTGCGTCGTCGTCGCGGACCGGGACCTCGCCGCGGCCGAGAAGATCGCCGCCGAGCTGGGCGGAGGCGCGCTCCAGGCGTCCGACGTCGCCATCGCGGTCGCCGCGGACGTCACCAGCGAGGACGAGATCAAGGCCGGCCTCGCCGAGGCGGTCCTCGCCTTCGGCGGTGTCGACCTGATCGTCAACAACGCGGGCCTGTCGCTGTCCAAGCCGCTGCTGGACACCACGGTCGCCGACTGGGACCTCCAGCACAACGTCATGGCGCGCGGTTCGTTCCTGGTCTCCCGCGAGGCCGCCCGGATCATGATCGACCAGGCGATGGGCGGCGACATCGTCTACATCTCCTCGAAGAACTCGATCTTCGCGGGCCCGAACAACATCGCCTACAGCGCGACCAAGGCCGACCAGGCCCACCAGGTCCGCCTCCTGGCCGCCGAACTCGGCGAGTACGGCGTCAAGGTGAACGGCATCAACCCCGACGGCGTCGTGCGCGGCTCGGGCATCTTCGCCGGAGGCTGGGGCGCCAAGCGCGCCGCCGTCTACGGCGTCGACGAGGAGAACCTGGGCGAGTTCTACGCCCAGCGCACCCTCCTCAAGCGCGAGGTCCTTCCCGAGCACGTCGCCAACGCGGTCTTCGCCCTCACCGGCGGCGACCTCACCCACACCACCGGCCTCCACATCCCCGTGGACGCCGGCGTGGCGGCGGCCTTCCTCCGCTAG
- the rhaI gene encoding L-rhamnose isomerase: MTDISAGLDRLAIETPSWAYGNSGTRFKVFAQAGVPRDPFEKIADAAQVHAYTGAAPTVALHIPWDKVDDYAALAAYAKDQGVELGTINANVFQDDDYMLGSVTHPDPRVRRKATDHLLECVDVMDATGSRDLKLWFSDGTNYPGQDDIRARQDRLAEALAEVYARIGDDQRLQLEYKFFEPAFYTTDVPDWGTSLLHCLALGPKAVVCVDTGHHAPGTNIEFIVAQLLRVGRLGAFDFNSRFYADDDLMVGAADPFQLFRIMHEVIRGGGLDADSEVAFMLDQCHNIEPKVQGQMRSVMNVQEATAKALLIDTAALKAAQNSGDVLGANGVLMDAYNTDVRPLLAEWREAKGLAGDPIAAYKASGYLEKISAERVGGNQAGWGA; the protein is encoded by the coding sequence ATGACTGACATCAGCGCCGGGCTGGACCGCCTGGCCATCGAGACGCCTTCGTGGGCCTACGGCAACTCCGGCACCCGCTTCAAGGTGTTCGCGCAGGCGGGCGTCCCGCGCGACCCGTTCGAGAAGATCGCCGACGCGGCCCAGGTGCACGCCTACACCGGCGCCGCCCCGACCGTCGCGCTGCACATCCCCTGGGACAAGGTCGACGACTACGCCGCGCTCGCCGCCTACGCCAAGGACCAGGGCGTCGAGCTGGGGACGATCAACGCCAACGTCTTCCAGGACGACGACTACATGCTCGGCTCGGTCACCCACCCCGACCCCCGGGTCCGGCGCAAGGCGACCGACCACCTGCTCGAGTGCGTCGACGTCATGGACGCCACCGGGTCGCGCGACCTCAAGCTGTGGTTCTCCGACGGCACGAACTACCCGGGCCAGGACGACATCCGCGCCCGCCAGGACCGCCTCGCCGAGGCCCTCGCCGAGGTCTACGCCAGGATCGGCGACGACCAGCGCCTCCAGCTCGAGTACAAGTTCTTCGAGCCCGCGTTCTACACCACCGACGTGCCCGACTGGGGCACCTCGCTGCTGCACTGCCTCGCGCTCGGCCCGAAGGCCGTGGTCTGCGTCGACACCGGCCACCACGCGCCCGGCACGAACATCGAGTTCATCGTCGCCCAGCTGCTGCGCGTCGGCCGCCTCGGCGCCTTCGACTTCAACTCCCGGTTCTACGCCGACGACGACCTGATGGTCGGCGCCGCGGACCCGTTCCAGCTCTTCCGGATCATGCACGAGGTGATCCGCGGGGGCGGCCTCGACGCCGACTCCGAAGTGGCCTTCATGCTCGACCAGTGCCACAACATCGAGCCTAAGGTCCAGGGCCAGATGCGCTCTGTCATGAACGTCCAGGAGGCCACCGCCAAGGCCCTCCTGATCGACACCGCGGCCCTCAAGGCCGCGCAGAACTCCGGCGACGTGCTGGGCGCGAACGGCGTCCTCATGGACGCCTACAACACCGATGTCCGTCCGCTGCTCGCCGAGTGGCGCGAGGCCAAGGGCCTGGCGGGCGACCCGATCGCCGCCTACAAGGCGTCCGGGTACCTCGAGAAGATCTCCGCCGAGCGTGTCGGCGGCAACCAGGCCGGCTGGGGGGCTTGA
- a CDS encoding L-rhamnose mutarotase produces MRRVCFLLKVRKDRMAEYKERHAAVWPEMQAALRDTGWHNYSLFLREDDGLLVGYLETDDFDKALTGMDATAVNARWQAEMAEFFEDLDGAAPDTGMLPLTEVFHLA; encoded by the coding sequence ATGCGACGTGTGTGCTTCCTGCTGAAGGTGCGCAAGGACCGTATGGCGGAGTACAAGGAGCGGCACGCCGCGGTCTGGCCCGAGATGCAGGCCGCGCTCCGCGACACCGGCTGGCACAACTACTCCCTCTTCCTCCGGGAGGACGACGGCCTGCTCGTCGGCTACCTGGAGACCGACGACTTCGACAAGGCCCTGACCGGCATGGACGCCACCGCGGTGAACGCCCGCTGGCAGGCCGAGATGGCCGAGTTCTTCGAGGACCTCGACGGCGCGGCGCCCGACACCGGGATGCTGCCGCTCACCGAGGTGTTCCACCTGGCATAA
- the rhaS gene encoding rhamnose ABC transporter substrate-binding protein translates to MITPLRGVRTTLSIATAGFLALSLVACGGGTTKDSASNDAGSNSGTTATADPNAPIKDGLKLAFLPKQINNPYETIVDHAGIEAAKEFKGEAKEVGPSDASASSQVSYVNTLVQQGHDAILIAANDANAVCGPLKSARDKGVKVVAYDSDTNPDCRDIFINQASSEAIGRSQVQLLSEQIGGEGEIAILSATANATNQNTWIEFMQDELKKPEYAKIKLVKIAYGDDDDQKSFQQTQGLLQAYPNLKGIISPTTVGISAAARYISSSEYKGKVVLTGLGTPNQMRKYVKDGTVASFALWNPNDLGYLASYAAAALASGQITGAEGEVLKAGKLGERTIGANGEIILGDPFTFDKSNIDQFDF, encoded by the coding sequence GTGATCACTCCCCTCCGCGGCGTGCGCACCACGCTGTCGATCGCGACCGCCGGCTTCCTGGCGCTGAGCCTGGTCGCCTGTGGTGGCGGCACGACGAAGGACTCGGCGAGCAACGACGCCGGATCCAACAGCGGCACGACCGCGACCGCCGACCCCAACGCCCCGATCAAGGACGGCCTGAAGCTCGCCTTCCTGCCGAAGCAGATCAACAACCCGTACGAGACGATCGTCGACCACGCGGGCATCGAGGCGGCCAAGGAGTTCAAGGGCGAGGCCAAGGAGGTCGGCCCGTCCGACGCCTCCGCGTCCTCCCAGGTCTCCTACGTCAACACCCTCGTCCAGCAGGGCCACGACGCGATCCTGATCGCGGCCAACGACGCCAACGCCGTCTGCGGCCCGCTCAAGTCCGCGCGTGACAAGGGCGTCAAGGTCGTGGCCTACGACTCCGACACCAACCCGGACTGCCGCGACATCTTCATCAACCAGGCGAGCTCCGAGGCCATCGGCCGCAGCCAGGTCCAGCTCCTGTCCGAGCAGATCGGCGGCGAGGGTGAGATCGCGATCCTGTCGGCGACGGCGAACGCGACGAACCAGAACACCTGGATCGAGTTCATGCAGGACGAGCTCAAGAAGCCCGAGTACGCGAAGATCAAGCTCGTCAAGATCGCCTACGGTGACGACGACGACCAGAAGTCCTTCCAGCAGACCCAGGGCCTGCTCCAGGCGTACCCGAACCTGAAGGGCATCATCTCGCCCACCACGGTCGGCATCTCCGCCGCCGCGCGCTACATCTCCTCCTCGGAGTACAAGGGCAAGGTCGTCCTGACCGGCCTCGGCACCCCGAACCAGATGCGCAAGTACGTCAAGGACGGCACCGTCGCGTCCTTCGCCCTCTGGAACCCGAACGACCTGGGCTACCTGGCCTCCTACGCCGCCGCTGCCCTGGCCTCCGGCCAGATCACCGGTGCCGAGGGCGAGGTCCTGAAGGCCGGCAAGCTCGGCGAGCGCACGATCGGCGCCAACGGGGAGATCATCCTCGGCGACCCGTTCACGTTCGACAAGAGCAACATCGACCAGTTCGACTTCTGA
- a CDS encoding ABC transporter permease yields the protein MAPDLIARRAPALGKILRWDVLVGVMLVAVFGAGLGTNENFGNSDNIAFALSDLAEIALIALPMTLLVVCGEVDLSVASVLGLSSALTGYLWNAGWTFETIVPFVLVVGAICGLVNGLLVTKLGLPSLAVTIGTMTLYRGLAYVVLGTEAVSEFPQVYSEWATETVPGTAIPYSVALFIVLAIITGLLLHATGLGRSLFAIGNSEDAAFFAGIRVKRIKLILFVVTGFVAAFAGIVFTLRYGSARADNGAGLEMSVIAAVLLGGVDFDGGKGTLGGVIAGVLLIGVLRNLLMLDDVSTEVQAIVTGLLLVISVLAPRLAVLYREGRSRRRAVAEASASG from the coding sequence ATGGCTCCTGACCTCATCGCCCGCCGCGCTCCCGCGCTGGGCAAGATCCTCCGCTGGGACGTCCTCGTCGGCGTCATGCTCGTCGCGGTCTTCGGCGCGGGGCTGGGCACCAACGAGAACTTCGGGAACTCCGACAACATCGCGTTCGCGCTGAGCGACCTCGCCGAGATCGCCCTCATCGCGCTGCCGATGACCCTGCTCGTCGTCTGTGGCGAGGTCGACCTGTCGGTCGCCTCCGTCCTCGGCCTGTCGAGCGCGCTCACCGGATACCTCTGGAACGCGGGCTGGACGTTCGAGACGATCGTCCCGTTCGTCCTGGTGGTCGGCGCGATCTGCGGCCTCGTCAACGGACTGCTCGTGACGAAGCTCGGACTCCCGTCCCTGGCCGTCACCATCGGCACGATGACCCTCTACCGGGGCCTCGCCTACGTCGTCCTCGGCACCGAGGCCGTCTCGGAGTTCCCCCAGGTGTACTCCGAGTGGGCCACCGAGACCGTCCCGGGCACCGCGATCCCCTACTCGGTCGCGCTGTTCATCGTCCTGGCGATCATCACCGGCCTGCTGCTGCACGCCACCGGCCTCGGCCGCAGCCTGTTCGCCATCGGCAACTCCGAGGACGCCGCGTTCTTCGCCGGCATCCGGGTGAAGCGGATCAAGCTGATCCTCTTCGTCGTCACCGGCTTCGTCGCGGCCTTCGCGGGCATCGTCTTCACCCTGCGCTACGGCAGCGCCCGGGCCGACAACGGTGCGGGCCTGGAGATGAGCGTCATCGCCGCGGTCCTCCTGGGCGGCGTCGACTTCGACGGCGGCAAGGGCACCCTCGGCGGCGTCATCGCCGGCGTCCTGCTCATCGGCGTGCTGCGCAACCTCCTCATGCTCGACGACGTCTCGACCGAGGTCCAGGCGATCGTCACCGGCCTGCTGCTGGTGATCTCGGTCCTCGCGCCCCGCCTCGCGGTCCTGTACCGCGAAGGCAGATCGCGAAGGCGCGCGGTCGCCGAGGCCTCCGCATCGGGCTGA
- a CDS encoding ABC transporter permease: MTAVTASPTATPPTPPAPIQDKDGLLDKVLRARELTIAAALILLVVATTIANPRFLSAQGVEDIFLNASILTLLAVGQTLVVVTRNIDLSVGSVVGLVAFVTGKLVTDGHSIAFAVIVGLVIGVVCGLVNGLLVSFCRVPALVVTLGMLYVIKGIDYYIAEGQQINAANVPQGLLDLGSGGFLGVPYLPVIAVAIMFIVGYYLRAYPSGREFYAIGSNPEAARLAGVPISKRVLTAYVVNGLLAGVAGVLWLSRFGTVVADNAAGWELTVVSAVVVGGVAIVGGVGTVYGAALGALLLTTIGSVLVVLKVNSFWQDALTGLLLLLAISADRLVSLRVARTLRKRSAARHGS; encoded by the coding sequence ATGACCGCCGTGACCGCTTCCCCGACGGCGACGCCGCCCACACCGCCCGCCCCGATCCAGGACAAGGACGGCCTGCTCGACAAGGTGCTGCGCGCCCGCGAGCTGACCATCGCCGCCGCCCTGATCCTCCTGGTCGTGGCGACGACCATCGCCAACCCGCGGTTCCTGTCGGCCCAGGGCGTCGAGGACATCTTCCTCAACGCCTCGATCCTGACGCTCCTCGCGGTCGGCCAGACCCTCGTGGTCGTCACCCGGAACATCGACCTGTCCGTCGGCTCCGTCGTCGGCCTGGTCGCGTTCGTCACCGGCAAGCTCGTCACCGACGGGCACTCGATCGCCTTCGCCGTCATCGTCGGCCTGGTGATCGGCGTCGTCTGCGGCCTCGTCAACGGCCTGCTCGTCAGCTTCTGCCGGGTCCCGGCCCTCGTGGTCACCCTCGGCATGCTGTACGTGATCAAGGGCATCGACTACTACATCGCCGAAGGCCAGCAGATCAACGCGGCCAATGTCCCGCAGGGCCTGCTGGACCTGGGCAGCGGCGGCTTCCTCGGGGTGCCCTACCTGCCGGTCATCGCCGTCGCGATCATGTTCATCGTCGGCTACTACCTGCGGGCCTACCCGTCGGGCCGCGAGTTCTACGCGATCGGCTCCAACCCCGAGGCCGCGCGCCTCGCGGGCGTCCCGATCAGCAAGCGCGTCCTCACCGCCTACGTGGTGAACGGGCTCCTCGCCGGTGTCGCGGGCGTGCTGTGGCTGTCCCGCTTCGGCACCGTCGTCGCGGACAACGCCGCGGGCTGGGAGCTGACGGTCGTCAGCGCGGTCGTCGTCGGCGGTGTCGCCATCGTCGGCGGCGTCGGCACGGTCTACGGCGCGGCGCTGGGCGCGCTGCTGCTCACCACGATCGGCAGCGTCCTCGTGGTGCTGAAGGTCAACTCGTTCTGGCAGGACGCCCTCACCGGCCTCCTGCTGCTGCTGGCGATCAGCGCGGACCGGCTGGTCTCGCTGCGCGTCGCCCGTACCCTGCGCAAGAGGAGTGCCGCACGCCATGGCTCCTGA